From Haloarcula hispanica ATCC 33960, the proteins below share one genomic window:
- the tuf gene encoding translation elongation factor EF-1 subunit alpha translates to MSDEQHQNLAIIGHVDHGKSTLVGRLLYETGSVPEHVIEQHKEEAEEKGKGGFEFAYVMDNLAEERERGVTIDIAHQEFSTDAYDFTIVDCPGHRDFVKNMITGASQADNAVLVVAADDGVQPQTQEHVFLARTLGIGELVVGVNKMDLVDYGESEYKQVVEEVKDLLTQVRFDPDNAKFIPLSAFEGDNVAEESENTDWYDGEILLEALNNLPAPEPPTDAPLRLPIQDVYTISGIGTVPVGRVETGILNTGDNVSFQPSDVSGEVKTVEMHHEEVPKAEPGDNVGFNVRGVGKDDIRRGDVCGPADDPPSVAETFQAQIVVMQHPSVITEGYTPVFHAHTAQVACTVESIDKKIDPSSGEVAEENPDFIQNGDAAVVTVRPQKPLSIEPSSEIPELGSFAIRDMGQTIAAGKVLSVNER, encoded by the coding sequence ATGAGCGACGAACAACACCAGAACCTGGCCATTATCGGCCACGTCGACCACGGGAAGAGCACGCTCGTCGGCCGACTCCTGTACGAGACAGGATCGGTACCGGAGCACGTCATCGAACAGCACAAGGAAGAAGCCGAGGAGAAGGGCAAGGGCGGATTCGAGTTCGCCTACGTCATGGACAACCTCGCCGAAGAGCGTGAGCGCGGTGTCACCATCGACATCGCCCACCAGGAGTTCAGCACCGACGCCTACGATTTCACCATCGTGGACTGTCCTGGTCACCGCGACTTCGTGAAGAACATGATTACCGGCGCGTCCCAGGCCGACAACGCCGTCCTGGTCGTCGCCGCGGACGACGGCGTTCAGCCGCAGACTCAGGAGCACGTGTTCCTGGCCCGCACCCTGGGCATCGGCGAGCTCGTCGTCGGTGTCAACAAGATGGACCTCGTCGACTACGGCGAATCCGAGTACAAGCAGGTCGTCGAAGAGGTCAAGGACCTCCTCACACAGGTCCGCTTCGACCCTGACAACGCCAAGTTCATCCCGCTCTCGGCGTTCGAAGGCGACAATGTCGCCGAGGAGTCCGAGAACACGGACTGGTACGACGGCGAAATCCTGCTGGAAGCACTCAACAACCTGCCGGCTCCGGAGCCGCCGACGGACGCGCCGCTCCGACTGCCGATTCAGGACGTCTACACCATCTCCGGTATCGGTACGGTCCCGGTCGGCCGTGTCGAGACGGGTATCCTGAACACGGGCGACAACGTCAGCTTCCAGCCGTCTGACGTCTCCGGTGAAGTGAAGACCGTCGAGATGCACCACGAGGAAGTCCCGAAGGCCGAGCCCGGTGACAACGTCGGCTTCAACGTCCGCGGCGTCGGCAAGGACGACATCCGACGCGGTGACGTCTGCGGTCCGGCCGACGACCCGCCGTCGGTCGCCGAGACCTTCCAGGCCCAGATCGTCGTGATGCAGCACCCGTCCGTCATCACGGAAGGGTACACGCCGGTCTTCCACGCCCACACGGCACAGGTCGCCTGTACTGTCGAGTCCATCGACAAGAAGATCGACCCGTCCTCCGGTGAGGTCGCCGAGGAGAACCCCGACTTCATCCAGAACGGGGACGCCGCCGTCGTGACGGTCCGCCCACAGAAGCCGCTCAGCATCGAGCCGTCCTCCGAGATTCCGGAGCTCGGTTCGTTCGCTATCCGCGACATGGGTCAGACCATCGCCGCCGGCAAAGTCCTCAGCGTCAACGAGCGATAA
- the rpsJ gene encoding 30S ribosomal protein S10, with product MSQQARVRLAGTSPEDLDDICADVREIANKTGVELSGPVPLPTKTLEVPTRKSPDGEGTATWEHWEMRVHKRLIDIDADERALRQLMRIQVPNDVSIEIVLED from the coding sequence ATGTCCCAGCAGGCACGCGTTCGGCTCGCGGGCACAAGCCCCGAGGACCTCGACGACATCTGCGCCGACGTGCGGGAGATCGCGAACAAGACCGGCGTCGAACTCTCCGGTCCGGTTCCGCTCCCCACCAAGACGCTGGAGGTTCCCACCCGCAAGTCCCCCGACGGTGAGGGGACCGCGACGTGGGAACACTGGGAGATGCGCGTCCACAAGCGGCTCATCGATATCGACGCCGACGAACGGGCACTGCGCCAGCTGATGCGCATCCAGGTTCCCAACGACGTCTCCATCGAGATAGTCCTCGAGGACTGA